In Saccharothrix syringae, the following are encoded in one genomic region:
- a CDS encoding dicarboxylate/amino acid:cation symporter: MSFIRTYTKPKVFGVTVLAALVLGALAGYVAKTAEQEWLTTTLGHIGDVFTSLLQFTVIPLVFTAIVVGITSLRRLGTNRAARLGGKTLLWFAITSLIAVLIGLAIALVFQPGSGVRVEPSQSAVERLSARDPGSWSTLLETLIPSNLFTAFTEGEVLQVVFISVLVGFAAYALGERATPFVTLTRSVFDLIQKIVGWIVLLAPIGVFGLIGTAFATYGNSFVRPLFSLIAAVYGGSLLVLFVVYPLLLRFVGRVSPVTFFAKAWTAIQFAFVSRSSGATLPLSRQTAANLGVDPDYASFAVPLGTTTKMDGCAAVYPAIATVFIANLFGVELGIWQYVAIVAVAVFGALATAGTTGWFTMLTLTLGAVNMPPEVIATGVAVVYAIDPILDMVRTATNVTGQITVPVLVARGEGLIDDEVLNSPSEPPLLSGPREPVPA; the protein is encoded by the coding sequence GTGTCGTTCATCCGCACCTACACCAAACCGAAGGTGTTCGGCGTCACCGTGCTGGCCGCGCTCGTCCTGGGCGCGCTGGCCGGCTACGTCGCCAAGACCGCCGAGCAGGAGTGGCTGACCACCACCCTGGGCCACATCGGCGACGTCTTCACCAGCCTCCTGCAGTTCACCGTCATCCCCCTGGTGTTCACCGCGATCGTCGTGGGCATCACGAGCCTGCGCCGCCTGGGCACCAACCGCGCCGCGCGGCTCGGCGGCAAGACGCTGCTGTGGTTCGCGATCACCTCGTTGATCGCGGTGCTCATCGGCCTGGCCATCGCCCTGGTCTTCCAGCCCGGCTCGGGCGTGCGGGTGGAGCCGTCGCAGTCGGCCGTGGAGCGGCTGTCCGCGCGCGACCCCGGTTCGTGGAGCACGCTGCTGGAGACGCTGATCCCGAGCAACCTGTTCACCGCCTTCACCGAGGGCGAGGTGCTCCAGGTCGTGTTCATCTCGGTGCTGGTCGGCTTCGCCGCCTACGCGCTGGGCGAGCGGGCGACGCCGTTCGTCACCCTGACCCGGTCGGTGTTCGACCTGATCCAGAAGATCGTCGGCTGGATCGTGCTGCTCGCCCCGATCGGCGTGTTCGGCCTGATCGGCACGGCGTTCGCGACCTACGGCAACTCGTTCGTCCGCCCGCTGTTCTCGCTGATCGCGGCCGTGTACGGCGGGTCGCTGCTGGTGCTGTTCGTGGTCTACCCGCTGCTGCTGCGGTTCGTCGGCCGGGTCAGCCCGGTCACGTTCTTCGCCAAGGCGTGGACGGCGATCCAGTTCGCCTTCGTGTCCCGCTCGTCGGGCGCCACGCTGCCGCTGAGCCGCCAGACCGCCGCCAACCTCGGCGTGGACCCCGACTACGCGTCCTTCGCCGTGCCGCTGGGCACCACCACCAAGATGGACGGCTGCGCCGCGGTGTACCCGGCCATCGCGACGGTGTTCATCGCGAACCTGTTCGGCGTGGAGCTGGGCATCTGGCAGTACGTGGCGATCGTCGCGGTGGCCGTGTTCGGCGCCCTGGCGACCGCGGGCACCACGGGCTGGTTCACCATGCTGACGCTGACCCTGGGCGCGGTGAACATGCCGCCGGAGGTCATCGCCACCGGTGTCGCGGTCGTCTACGCGATCGACCCGATCCTGGACATGGTCCGCACCGCCACCAACGTCACCGGCCAGATCACCGTGCCGGTGCTGGTGGCCCGCGGCGAGGGCCTGATCGACGACGAGGTTCTCAACAGCCCCAGCGAGCCCCCGCTGCTGTCCGGCCCGCGCGAGCCCGTCCCCGCCTGA
- a CDS encoding DUF559 domain-containing protein — protein sequence MIQIPEGLHGAYPRTALHAHLGPKGLQRAIQDGHLVSYCRTVVIQRARMTNLHTRAAAALLMAGPDAALSNHTSAWLHGCTAAETARVHLTIGYNRAIRPRPGVAVHQQTFDPTDVIELDGLRCLVIEHAISEMLCRGRRSTALACADQALAQVASGQRSRFKADLAARIAARRDPRGRRQGLLLLDLSTGLPESPAESTLLLLIAEAGFPVPEPQYSVCDLDGREIWRLDFAWPDRRVALEYDGYAAHVGKADADQARADDLRQRGWTVLRGAAPDLRDTTRLFRHLSAALAAPTPRSRRFWL from the coding sequence ATGATCCAGATCCCTGAGGGCCTTCACGGCGCCTATCCGCGAACCGCCTTGCACGCTCACCTCGGCCCCAAAGGTCTGCAACGTGCCATCCAAGACGGCCACCTGGTCAGCTACTGCCGCACGGTGGTCATCCAACGGGCACGGATGACCAACCTGCACACCCGCGCCGCTGCCGCACTGCTGATGGCGGGACCGGACGCGGCCCTCTCCAACCACACGTCCGCTTGGCTGCACGGTTGCACCGCCGCGGAGACCGCCCGGGTGCACCTGACCATCGGTTACAACCGCGCCATCCGCCCTCGTCCCGGCGTGGCCGTCCACCAGCAGACCTTCGATCCGACGGATGTCATCGAGCTTGACGGCCTGCGTTGCCTCGTGATCGAGCACGCGATCAGCGAAATGCTCTGTCGAGGCCGTCGCAGCACCGCACTGGCCTGTGCTGATCAAGCCCTCGCACAGGTCGCTTCCGGACAACGGTCACGGTTCAAAGCGGATCTCGCCGCGCGGATCGCGGCCCGTCGTGACCCACGCGGACGTCGACAGGGTCTGCTCCTGCTGGACCTCTCCACTGGCCTGCCCGAGTCACCGGCGGAGAGCACTTTGCTGCTGTTGATCGCCGAAGCGGGCTTCCCCGTGCCCGAGCCGCAGTACTCGGTGTGCGACCTGGACGGCCGTGAGATCTGGCGGCTCGACTTCGCCTGGCCGGACCGGCGCGTGGCGCTCGAGTACGACGGCTACGCCGCGCACGTCGGCAAGGCCGATGCCGACCAGGCACGAGCTGACGACCTGCGGCAACGTGGCTGGACGGTGTTGCGGGGCGCGGCCCCTGACCTGCGAGACACCACCAGGCTGTTCCGACACCTGAGTGCCGCGCTCGCAGCACCTACGCCCAGGTCTCGCAGGTTCTGGCTGTAG
- a CDS encoding acetyl/propionyl/methylcrotonyl-CoA carboxylase subunit alpha, with translation MSLRKVLVANRGEIAVRVIRACRDAGLASVAVYADPDRDAPFVRLADEAFALGGSTPGESYLSVDKLLDVAKRAGADSVHPGYGFLSENADFAQAVLDAGLTWIGPTPQAIRDLGDKVTARHIATRAGAPLVPGTKDPVSGPDEVVAFAEEHGLPVAIKAAFGGGGRGLKVARTIEEIPELFDSAVREAVTAFGRGECFVERYLDKPRHVEAQVLADQHGNVIVVGTRDCSLQRRHQKLVEEAPAPFLTDEQRATIHSSAKAICKEAGYHGAGTVEYLVAVDGTISFLEVNTRLQVEHPVSEETAGLDLVREQFRIAAGEELRFTEDPTPRGHSIEFRINGEDAGRNFLPAPGTVTTFTAPSGPGVRVDAGVESGTVIGGQFDSLLAKLIVTGEDRTQALERARRALDEMVVEGMATVLPFHRAIVRDPAFIGTDEGFTVHTRWIETEFDNTIPPFTGGAEAEEDEPRQTVVVEVGGRRLEVTLPGDLAIGTGGGGAGGGAKAAAKAKPRKRGGGKSGGAVSGDAVAAPMQGTIVKVAVEDGQQVEAGDLLLVLEAMKMENPVTAHKSGVITSLAAEPGAAVTQGTVLCEIKE, from the coding sequence GTGTCGCTGCGCAAGGTCCTCGTCGCCAACCGCGGTGAGATCGCCGTCCGGGTCATCCGCGCCTGCCGGGACGCCGGTCTGGCCAGCGTCGCCGTGTACGCGGACCCGGACCGGGACGCCCCGTTCGTGCGGCTCGCCGACGAGGCGTTCGCCCTCGGCGGCAGCACGCCCGGTGAGAGCTACCTGTCGGTGGACAAGCTGCTCGACGTCGCCAAGCGCGCCGGCGCCGACTCCGTGCACCCCGGCTACGGCTTCCTGTCCGAGAACGCCGACTTCGCGCAGGCCGTGCTGGACGCCGGCCTGACCTGGATCGGGCCGACCCCGCAGGCCATCCGCGACCTCGGCGACAAGGTGACCGCGCGGCACATCGCGACGCGCGCGGGCGCGCCGCTGGTGCCCGGCACCAAGGACCCGGTCTCCGGCCCGGACGAGGTGGTGGCCTTCGCCGAGGAGCACGGCCTGCCCGTGGCCATCAAGGCGGCGTTCGGCGGCGGCGGCCGCGGCCTGAAGGTGGCCCGCACGATCGAGGAGATCCCCGAGCTGTTCGACAGCGCGGTGCGCGAGGCCGTGACCGCGTTCGGCCGCGGCGAGTGCTTCGTGGAGCGCTACCTGGACAAGCCGCGCCACGTCGAGGCGCAGGTGCTGGCCGACCAGCACGGCAACGTGATCGTCGTGGGCACGCGCGACTGCTCGCTCCAGCGCCGCCACCAGAAGCTGGTCGAGGAGGCGCCCGCGCCGTTCCTCACCGACGAGCAGCGGGCGACCATCCACAGCTCGGCGAAGGCCATCTGCAAGGAGGCCGGCTACCACGGCGCCGGCACGGTCGAGTACCTGGTCGCGGTGGACGGCACCATCTCGTTCCTGGAGGTCAACACCCGCCTCCAGGTCGAGCACCCGGTCAGCGAGGAGACCGCGGGCCTCGACCTCGTGCGCGAGCAGTTCCGCATCGCCGCGGGCGAGGAGCTGCGCTTCACCGAGGACCCGACCCCGCGCGGGCACTCCATCGAGTTCCGCATCAACGGCGAGGACGCGGGCCGCAACTTCCTGCCCGCCCCCGGCACCGTCACCACGTTCACCGCGCCCTCCGGCCCCGGCGTGCGCGTCGACGCGGGCGTGGAGAGCGGCACCGTCATCGGCGGCCAGTTCGACTCGCTGCTGGCCAAGCTGATCGTCACCGGCGAGGACCGCACCCAGGCCCTGGAGCGCGCCCGCCGCGCCCTGGACGAGATGGTCGTCGAGGGCATGGCCACCGTGCTGCCGTTCCACCGCGCGATCGTGCGCGACCCGGCGTTCATCGGCACCGACGAGGGCTTCACCGTGCACACCCGGTGGATCGAGACCGAGTTCGACAACACCATCCCCCCGTTCACCGGCGGCGCGGAGGCCGAGGAGGACGAGCCGCGGCAGACCGTCGTGGTCGAGGTCGGCGGCCGGCGGCTGGAGGTCACGCTGCCCGGCGACCTGGCGATTGGCACCGGCGGCGGCGGTGCCGGTGGCGGCGCGAAGGCGGCGGCCAAGGCCAAGCCGCGCAAGCGCGGTGGCGGCAAGTCCGGCGGTGCGGTGTCCGGCGACGCGGTGGCCGCGCCCATGCAGGGCACCATCGTCAAGGTCGCGGTGGAGGACGGCCAGCAGGTGGAGGCGGGTGACCTGCTCCTGGTGCTGGAGGCCATGAAGATGGAGAACCCGGTCACCGCGCACAAGTCCGGCGTGATCACCTCGCTGGCGGCCGAGCCGGGCGCGGCGGTCACCCAGGGCACCGTCCTGTGCGAGATCAAGGAATAG
- a CDS encoding DUF1707 SHOCT-like domain-containing protein, with translation MSEREIRIGDAEREQALELLGTHLGEGRLTVDEFGERSARVATARTRGDLLALFADLPAPRPRFAQVAPLPGAGRGVLRFEPWLTGAALPVAIVVSVVLFFLVKTPLVFVLVPAVMLLLARGNR, from the coding sequence GTGAGCGAGCGGGAGATCCGGATCGGCGACGCGGAGCGCGAGCAGGCCCTCGAACTCCTCGGCACGCACCTCGGCGAGGGGCGGCTGACGGTGGACGAGTTCGGTGAGCGCTCCGCCCGCGTCGCCACCGCCCGCACCCGCGGCGACCTGCTCGCCCTGTTCGCCGACCTGCCCGCGCCGCGGCCGCGGTTCGCGCAGGTCGCGCCGCTGCCGGGGGCCGGGCGGGGGGTGCTGCGGTTCGAGCCGTGGCTGACCGGCGCGGCGCTGCCGGTGGCCATCGTGGTGTCCGTGGTGCTGTTCTTCCTGGTCAAGACGCCGCTGGTGTTCGTGCTCGTGCCCGCGGTGATGCTGCTGCTGGCCCGGGGCAACCGGTGA
- a CDS encoding gamma-glutamylcyclotransferase family protein: MPLYAAYGSNMDPNQMMERAPYSPMAGTGWLAGWRLTFGGEDLGWEGALATIVEDPDSQVFCVLYDVSPRDESRLDRWEGALGLYKKIRLRVQTLEGSVTAWLYVLDAYEGGLPSARYIGVVADAAEAAGAPDDYVADLRTRPCQGIGP, encoded by the coding sequence GTGCCGCTCTATGCCGCGTACGGATCCAACATGGACCCGAACCAGATGATGGAGCGAGCCCCGTACTCCCCGATGGCGGGGACCGGGTGGCTCGCCGGCTGGCGTCTGACGTTCGGTGGCGAGGACCTGGGCTGGGAGGGCGCGCTCGCCACCATCGTCGAGGACCCGGACTCGCAGGTGTTCTGCGTCCTCTACGACGTGAGCCCGCGTGACGAGTCCCGCCTGGACCGCTGGGAAGGGGCCCTGGGCCTCTACAAGAAGATCCGCCTGCGCGTCCAGACCCTGGAGGGCTCGGTCACCGCCTGGCTCTACGTCCTGGACGCCTACGAGGGCGGCCTGCCCTCCGCCCGCTACATCGGCGTGGTCGCCGACGCCGCCGAAGCAGCCGGCGCCCCCGACGACTACGTAGCCGACCTGCGAACCCGCCCCTGCCAAGGCATAGGCCCCTAA
- a CDS encoding ESX secretion-associated protein EspG, translating to MTTFGLDLGLNDVHHEPVTISALEFDVLWEHLRLETMPLVLKVPSPGKTHGERAELERRAWSDLERRGLGRPVSLDPMLEDLLHLLNRPQHEVDGRLWLGRSVRVLAAAKGQSAVLAVLDNDQLTLRPASSEGLPREALTALPPLNAGPGHSITLPSADLDAAAAASPTPDDLPNALISRGVRPADATALAEMFRDADHRGQFGAAHRDKWGKRVRTDNVVAFFDTSAGRYLQLRRATPGQPPWSTISPTDHRRLLHHLESLTHPPTP from the coding sequence ATGACGACGTTCGGTCTGGACCTGGGGCTCAACGACGTGCACCACGAACCGGTGACCATCTCGGCGCTGGAGTTCGACGTGCTGTGGGAGCACCTGCGGCTGGAGACCATGCCGCTGGTGCTCAAGGTGCCGTCACCGGGCAAGACGCACGGCGAGCGCGCCGAGCTGGAGCGCCGGGCGTGGTCGGACCTGGAACGCCGCGGCCTGGGCCGCCCGGTGTCCCTGGACCCCATGCTGGAGGACCTGCTCCACCTGCTGAACCGCCCGCAGCACGAGGTGGACGGCCGCCTGTGGCTGGGCCGCAGCGTCCGCGTCCTGGCCGCGGCCAAGGGCCAGTCGGCCGTCCTGGCCGTCCTGGACAACGACCAGCTGACCCTGCGCCCCGCCTCCAGCGAGGGCCTCCCCCGCGAAGCCCTGACCGCCCTCCCCCCTCTCAACGCGGGCCCAGGCCACTCGATCACCCTCCCCAGCGCCGACCTGGACGCCGCGGCCGCCGCCTCCCCCACCCCGGACGACCTGCCGAACGCCCTGATCTCCCGAGGCGTCCGCCCCGCGGACGCCACCGCCCTGGCCGAGATGTTCCGCGACGCCGACCACCGGGGCCAGTTCGGCGCGGCCCACCGCGACAAGTGGGGCAAGCGCGTCCGCACCGACAACGTGGTCGCCTTCTTCGACACCTCGGCCGGCCGCTACCTCCAACTCCGCCGAGCCACCCCCGGCCAACCCCCCTGGTCCACCATCTCCCCCACCGACCACCGCCGCCTCCTCCACCACCTGGAATCCCTAACCCACCCCCCCACCCCCTAA
- a CDS encoding HAD family hydrolase codes for MTAPSLLLLDLDGVLRRFGPDAPIEEEFGLPPGSLARVSHSLSRPAIVGEVGDERWREAVRDQLVREGVPADRAAGAVAAWTRVGEVVPEALELVRRVRGRCRVALLSNATDRLPRDLAELGLDREVDAVVTSARLGVAKPSPEAFRRALRVLQHSASGTLFCDDHAENAEAARGVGIDAVHTPDFPALHEALASRGLLAEGTGGGTTGADGALLLVLHDRDDAEEAARELAEAGWAPCAVHRDLLAGEDDAEDADWVVELVTGPDGRAASLHRGLVEGLAARYDGFVTD; via the coding sequence GTGACCGCGCCGTCGCTGCTGCTGCTCGACCTCGACGGCGTGCTGCGGCGGTTCGGGCCGGACGCGCCGATCGAGGAGGAGTTCGGGCTGCCGCCCGGGTCGCTGGCGCGGGTGTCGCACTCCCTGTCCCGGCCCGCGATCGTCGGCGAGGTCGGTGACGAGCGGTGGCGCGAGGCCGTGCGGGACCAGCTCGTCCGCGAGGGCGTCCCGGCCGACCGGGCCGCCGGCGCGGTGGCCGCGTGGACGCGCGTCGGCGAGGTGGTGCCCGAGGCGCTGGAGCTGGTGCGGCGGGTCCGCGGGCGGTGCCGGGTGGCGCTGCTGTCCAACGCCACCGACCGGCTGCCGCGCGACCTGGCCGAGCTGGGCCTGGACCGCGAGGTGGACGCGGTGGTGACCTCGGCGCGGCTGGGGGTGGCCAAGCCGTCGCCCGAGGCGTTCCGGCGGGCGCTGCGGGTGCTCCAGCACTCGGCGTCGGGCACGCTGTTCTGCGACGACCACGCGGAGAACGCCGAGGCGGCCCGGGGCGTCGGCATCGACGCGGTGCACACGCCGGACTTCCCCGCCCTGCACGAGGCGCTGGCCTCCCGCGGCCTGCTGGCGGAGGGCACCGGCGGCGGGACCACCGGGGCGGACGGCGCGCTGCTGCTGGTCCTGCACGACCGCGACGACGCCGAGGAGGCCGCGCGGGAGCTGGCCGAGGCCGGGTGGGCACCGTGCGCGGTGCACCGGGACCTGCTGGCCGGCGAGGACGACGCCGAGGACGCCGACTGGGTCGTCGAGCTGGTCACCGGGCCCGACGGGCGGGCCGCGTCGCTGCACCGCGGGCTGGTCGAAGGGCTGGCCGCCCGCTACGACGGCTTCGTCACGGACTAG
- a CDS encoding GNAT family N-acetyltransferase → MEAVEINAGEFYLRQLRADDRIDDRAALAGGGLCPDVAAAGEHIAERARQWHADEACSWAVCDQLTGTAVGEVALTAAGELTCWTTPDLRGRGIATHAVGAVLRFGFGFLDLPGITARPPDEAARRVAAKCGFVTRDPLGVWTRLR, encoded by the coding sequence ATGGAGGCCGTGGAGATCAACGCGGGTGAGTTCTACCTGCGACAACTGCGCGCCGACGACCGCATCGACGACCGGGCGGCGCTGGCGGGCGGCGGTCTCTGCCCGGACGTGGCCGCGGCGGGCGAGCACATCGCCGAGCGCGCGCGGCAGTGGCACGCCGACGAAGCCTGCTCGTGGGCGGTGTGCGACCAGCTCACCGGCACCGCGGTCGGCGAGGTCGCGCTCACCGCGGCCGGCGAGCTGACCTGCTGGACCACCCCCGACCTGCGCGGCAGGGGCATCGCCACCCACGCCGTGGGCGCGGTGCTGCGGTTCGGGTTCGGCTTCCTCGACCTGCCCGGGATCACCGCGAGACCCCCCGACGAGGCGGCCCGACGCGTCGCCGCGAAGTGCGGCTTCGTCACACGGGACCCACTCGGCGTGTGGACACGGCTACGGTAG
- a CDS encoding NAD(P)H-quinone dehydrogenase: MTRIVIMGGGPAGYEAALVAAQHGADVTIVEREGLGGACVLYDCVPSKTFIASAGGRSAFRNAGELGIRMDNTEAAVELPTVHGRVKGLALAQSADVRARLQREGVRIVNGTAKFCDGSKGLAQHEVVVLVEDGTREVLPADVVLIATGATPRVLPGAEPDGKRILTWRQIYDLPELPEHLAVIGSGVTGVEFASAYTELGVKVTMVSSRDRVLPHEDADAAAVLEDVFAERGTAVVKHARADRVENVGDGVRIHLEDGRTIEASHALMTVGSVPNTTDLGLEKVGIEVGRGGYIPVDRVSRTNISGVYAAGDCTGVLLLASVAAMQGRIAMWHALGEGVSPIKLKTVAANVFTNPEIASVGISQQAIDSGEVPARTIMLPLATNPRAKMEGLRRGFVKLFCRPATGVVIGGVVVAPNASELILSIAMAVQNQLTVEDLATTFSVYPSLTGSITEAGRQLMRHDDLD; this comes from the coding sequence GTGACCCGCATCGTCATCATGGGCGGTGGCCCGGCTGGTTACGAGGCGGCGCTCGTAGCGGCCCAGCACGGCGCCGACGTGACCATCGTCGAACGCGAAGGGCTGGGCGGCGCCTGCGTGCTCTACGACTGCGTGCCGTCGAAGACGTTCATCGCGTCGGCGGGCGGGCGCAGCGCCTTCCGCAACGCCGGTGAGCTGGGCATTCGCATGGACAACACCGAGGCCGCGGTCGAGCTGCCCACGGTCCACGGCCGGGTGAAGGGCCTCGCGCTCGCCCAGTCCGCCGACGTCCGGGCCCGCCTCCAGCGGGAGGGCGTGCGCATCGTCAACGGCACGGCCAAGTTCTGCGACGGCTCCAAGGGCCTGGCCCAGCACGAGGTGGTCGTGCTCGTCGAGGACGGCACCCGCGAGGTGCTGCCCGCCGACGTGGTGCTCATCGCCACCGGCGCGACCCCGCGCGTCCTGCCCGGCGCCGAGCCGGACGGCAAGCGCATCCTCACCTGGCGCCAGATCTACGACCTCCCCGAGCTGCCGGAGCACCTGGCCGTCATCGGTTCGGGTGTCACCGGTGTGGAGTTCGCCTCCGCCTACACCGAGCTGGGCGTGAAGGTGACCATGGTCTCTTCACGCGATCGTGTGCTCCCGCACGAGGACGCCGACGCGGCCGCGGTGCTGGAGGACGTCTTCGCCGAGCGCGGCACCGCCGTGGTCAAGCACGCCCGCGCGGACCGGGTGGAGAACGTCGGCGACGGCGTCCGGATTCACCTGGAGGACGGTCGCACGATCGAGGCGAGCCACGCCCTGATGACCGTCGGCTCGGTGCCCAACACCACCGACCTCGGCCTGGAGAAGGTCGGCATCGAGGTCGGCCGCGGCGGGTACATCCCGGTCGACCGGGTCTCCCGCACCAACATCTCCGGCGTCTACGCGGCGGGCGACTGCACCGGCGTGCTGCTGCTGGCCTCGGTGGCCGCCATGCAGGGCCGCATCGCCATGTGGCACGCGCTGGGCGAGGGCGTCAGCCCGATCAAGCTCAAGACGGTCGCCGCGAACGTGTTCACCAACCCGGAGATCGCCAGCGTCGGCATCAGCCAGCAGGCGATCGACTCCGGCGAGGTGCCCGCGCGCACCATCATGCTGCCGCTGGCCACCAACCCGCGGGCCAAGATGGAGGGCCTGCGCCGCGGCTTCGTCAAGCTGTTCTGCCGCCCGGCGACCGGCGTGGTCATCGGCGGCGTGGTGGTCGCGCCGAACGCCAGCGAGCTGATCCTGTCCATCGCGATGGCCGTGCAGAACCAGCTCACCGTGGAGGACCTGGCCACCACGTTCTCGGTCTACCCGTCGCTGACCGGGTCGATCACCGAGGCCGGCCGCCAGCTCATGCGCCACGACGACCTGGACTGA
- a CDS encoding DUF3558 domain-containing protein — protein sequence MRAVGVIIATLCALATACTPLPENTADGGPHEADIASATTAPSLPRRPREVLLDGLDPCAVLSPQQRVRLNLDNPPSAYLETSFGNAKACTMRSNISGNVVRLALVTAEGVGVWLDENAQVEAEPTTIAGFPGLTVRTPGMEQVCNVEVDVAEGQFLDVMFRDGGNETKATQDTLCLGALRAAEEAIAGLLQHR from the coding sequence ATGAGGGCCGTGGGTGTGATCATCGCCACTTTGTGCGCGTTGGCAACCGCCTGCACGCCCTTACCGGAGAACACCGCGGACGGCGGTCCGCACGAGGCCGACATCGCGTCCGCGACCACCGCCCCGTCCCTCCCGCGCAGGCCGCGGGAGGTGCTGCTGGACGGGCTGGACCCGTGCGCGGTGCTGTCGCCGCAGCAGCGGGTGCGGCTGAACCTGGACAACCCGCCCAGCGCGTACCTGGAGACGAGCTTCGGCAACGCGAAGGCGTGCACGATGCGCAGCAACATCAGCGGGAACGTCGTGCGCCTCGCCCTCGTCACAGCGGAGGGCGTCGGCGTGTGGCTGGACGAGAACGCGCAGGTGGAGGCCGAACCGACCACCATCGCCGGGTTCCCGGGTTTGACGGTGCGCACGCCGGGCATGGAGCAGGTGTGCAACGTGGAGGTGGACGTGGCCGAGGGTCAGTTCCTGGACGTCATGTTCCGCGACGGCGGCAATGAAACGAAAGCGACGCAGGACACGCTATGCCTGGGGGCGCTGCGGGCGGCCGAAGAAGCCATCGCCGGTTTGCTGCAGCACCGCTGA
- a CDS encoding PPE domain-containing protein translates to MPDGHRWNGYSHEELYERIHSGPGPGASHASVERWAGVSAALTEINAELHAGVMRSGAKWEGDAAERARMGINPLAAWADEARGGADVMRVSAELQADYIAKARADMPAPVPVTAEKPNVVVGLLTALVGGQTDYEQQEQARDAAEQRAREVMATYASSTTSNTSTLGQFHQPPQLVISAPDVVRNDAAGVSGPGWALGGPRGGRGRWGGRGRYGGGRGVRGTTPGYRSTPAPGGTTGTTGTSSAGGTRTSSASPSAPAHAPTTGPTTGAYGPGGVLGGSQDRRRSSSSSGSSEQGAVTPDTTEQQSSAQQHGGAGGAEHRLPVGTTSVSSAEFGAFAANAQHAAVAGPGGSAGPMTGGTGQAGNNDTVHKRTVGVAPAQQAFDPFGGLGAARGGEEEEDRTHDAADYLRETDDIYGIGGFSPPVIGESTTL, encoded by the coding sequence ATGCCCGATGGACACCGCTGGAACGGCTACAGCCACGAAGAGCTGTACGAGCGGATCCACTCCGGTCCCGGACCGGGGGCGTCGCACGCCTCGGTCGAGCGGTGGGCCGGCGTCTCCGCGGCGCTGACCGAGATCAACGCCGAGCTGCACGCCGGCGTGATGCGCTCCGGCGCCAAGTGGGAGGGTGACGCCGCCGAGCGCGCGCGGATGGGCATCAACCCGCTGGCCGCGTGGGCGGACGAGGCCCGCGGCGGCGCGGACGTGATGCGCGTCTCCGCCGAGCTGCAGGCCGACTACATCGCCAAGGCGCGCGCGGACATGCCCGCGCCGGTGCCGGTGACCGCGGAGAAGCCGAACGTGGTGGTCGGCCTGCTGACCGCGCTGGTCGGCGGGCAGACGGACTACGAGCAGCAGGAGCAGGCGCGCGACGCCGCCGAGCAGCGGGCGCGCGAGGTCATGGCGACCTACGCGTCCAGCACCACCTCCAACACCAGCACGCTGGGGCAGTTCCACCAGCCGCCGCAGCTGGTGATCAGCGCGCCGGACGTGGTGCGCAACGACGCGGCGGGCGTGTCGGGGCCCGGGTGGGCCCTCGGCGGTCCGCGCGGCGGTCGCGGCCGCTGGGGCGGGCGTGGCCGCTACGGCGGCGGTCGCGGCGTCCGCGGCACCACGCCCGGGTACCGGTCCACCCCGGCGCCGGGCGGCACCACCGGCACCACCGGCACGTCCTCGGCCGGCGGCACCCGCACCTCCTCCGCGTCCCCGTCCGCGCCCGCCCACGCCCCGACGACGGGCCCGACCACGGGCGCCTACGGCCCCGGCGGCGTGCTCGGCGGTTCGCAGGACCGGCGCAGGTCGTCGTCGTCCTCCGGCTCCTCCGAGCAGGGCGCGGTCACCCCCGACACCACCGAGCAGCAGTCGAGCGCGCAGCAGCACGGCGGCGCGGGCGGCGCGGAGCACCGCCTGCCCGTCGGCACGACGTCGGTCAGCTCGGCGGAGTTCGGCGCGTTCGCGGCCAACGCCCAGCACGCGGCGGTCGCGGGCCCGGGCGGCTCGGCGGGCCCGATGACGGGCGGCACCGGCCAGGCGGGCAACAACGACACCGTGCACAAGCGCACCGTGGGTGTGGCGCCCGCGCAGCAGGCGTTCGACCCGTTCGGCGGGCTGGGCGCGGCGCGCGGCGGCGAGGAGGAAGAGGACCGGACGCACGACGCCGCCGACTACCTGCGGGAAACGGACGACATCTACGGCATCGGCGGGTTCTCCCCGCCCGTGATCGGGGAGAGCACCACCCTCTGA